A window of Mesoplasma chauliocola contains these coding sequences:
- the trxB gene encoding thioredoxin-disulfide reductase: protein MKKHTNDNLKDILIIGGGPAGLTAGVYAARSGMKTIILEKEAPGGKMVKTDTIENYPGFDSIKGPDLALKMYMQVINLGAEFVYDEVVKIEKQDDFFVVSTRSGQTIEALSVIIATGTLENKLGIPGEEELYGKGVSYCAVCDGAFHKGNPVAIVGGGYSAVEEGIYLSKFVSKLYVIVRKDHFRVDPVTLSKLEQLDNVEFLMNSIVKQVNGKDKVESVEIQNILTNEIKTLSVTGLFPYIGATPVTQFLDNLNLNKSEGYLTGDSKLKSNIKGLFIAGDVRDVPLRQIAIAAGDGALAGQMAVNYVQEL, encoded by the coding sequence ATGAAAAAACATACTAATGACAATTTAAAAGATATTTTGATTATTGGTGGTGGACCAGCAGGCCTTACTGCTGGAGTTTACGCAGCTAGATCTGGAATGAAAACAATTATTCTAGAAAAAGAAGCTCCTGGGGGTAAAATGGTAAAAACAGATACTATTGAAAACTATCCAGGATTTGATTCTATAAAGGGACCTGATTTAGCACTAAAAATGTATATGCAAGTGATAAATTTGGGAGCAGAATTTGTTTATGATGAAGTAGTTAAAATTGAAAAACAAGATGACTTTTTTGTTGTGTCAACAAGAAGTGGTCAAACTATTGAAGCTTTGAGCGTGATTATTGCAACAGGTACTTTGGAAAATAAATTGGGTATTCCTGGAGAAGAAGAATTATATGGGAAAGGCGTTAGTTACTGTGCTGTTTGTGACGGAGCATTTCATAAGGGAAATCCAGTTGCAATTGTTGGTGGTGGATATTCTGCAGTAGAAGAGGGTATATACTTAAGCAAGTTTGTAAGTAAATTATATGTCATTGTTAGAAAAGATCACTTTAGAGTTGATCCAGTTACTTTATCAAAGTTAGAGCAATTGGATAATGTTGAATTTTTAATGAACTCAATTGTTAAACAAGTTAATGGTAAAGACAAGGTTGAGTCAGTTGAAATTCAAAATATTTTAACAAATGAAATAAAAACATTAAGTGTTACTGGATTATTTCCATATATTGGCGCAACACCTGTAACTCAATTTTTAGATAATTTGAACTTAAATAAAAGTGAAGGATATTTAACAGGGGATTCAAAACTAAAATCAAATATAAAGGGCTTATTTATTGCAGGAGATGTAAGAGACGTACCTTTAAGACAAATTGCAATTGCTGCAGGAGATGGCGCTTTAGCTGGTCAAATGGCAGTAAATTATGTTCAAGAGTTATAA
- a CDS encoding prolipoprotein diacylglyceryl transferase → MKIKNLSFNNFKLSSDKTKIISMTLWVSFFVIVIVLMSVFWKTSNVEWKQGTSFSEPVHYGGIEASYGGISIYPMAMTLGMFVAIIFTLYKFWKKGLSITDLSLAIIICIPASLFGASFFGKLNAEAPGINAGQVGFWGLFAFWKAGMAIHGGVYGGLIAGMILFYFVGRKTKTSMLVYADAIVPNILLGQAIGRWGNFFNHEVMGSPVGVVAHKEAGWGTISNVNWEKVEDVLNLPKWITRNLMVEAKVDMPKFGIQSGDLVQLSPIFLYESLSLLVVWFIITFAIPNITKLVSKKPWKVETGKYNYSFKFSVKQWFMPWIKSDDKIQSSRDIWDLAYFKNIDEDSKQQYIRSLEQDYKKYSKPKEINRANNLNSYISTKAGVECFAYFFAWNFVRFFLELDRPDDHLFVMYNKPLSLALIMVSALIGLIGMFVAQYVLPNLIRKNGYLYEKEYFALN, encoded by the coding sequence ATGAAAATTAAAAATTTGAGTTTTAATAATTTCAAACTTAGTTCAGATAAAACAAAAATAATTTCGATGACCTTATGAGTTTCATTTTTTGTGATCGTTATTGTGTTAATGTCTGTTTTTTGAAAAACAAGTAATGTTGAATGAAAGCAAGGGACTTCATTCTCAGAACCAGTTCATTATGGTGGCATAGAAGCTTCATATGGTGGAATTTCAATTTATCCTATGGCAATGACTCTTGGCATGTTTGTCGCAATTATTTTTACTTTATATAAGTTTTGAAAAAAAGGCTTAAGCATTACTGATTTATCACTTGCTATTATAATTTGTATTCCTGCATCTTTATTTGGTGCAAGTTTCTTTGGAAAATTAAATGCAGAAGCACCAGGTATAAATGCCGGGCAAGTGGGGTTTTGAGGATTATTTGCTTTTTGAAAGGCAGGCATGGCAATTCATGGAGGAGTTTATGGTGGTCTTATTGCAGGAATGATTCTTTTCTACTTTGTAGGTAGAAAGACAAAAACTTCAATGTTAGTTTATGCTGATGCGATAGTTCCAAATATTTTACTTGGTCAAGCAATTGGTAGATGAGGAAACTTCTTTAATCATGAAGTAATGGGTTCTCCAGTTGGTGTAGTTGCCCACAAAGAAGCAGGATGAGGAACAATAAGCAATGTAAACTGAGAAAAGGTTGAAGACGTTTTGAATTTACCAAAATGAATTACTAGAAATTTAATGGTTGAAGCTAAAGTTGATATGCCTAAATTTGGAATTCAATCTGGTGACCTTGTTCAATTATCTCCTATTTTTTTATACGAATCTTTAAGTCTATTAGTTGTTTGATTTATTATAACTTTTGCAATTCCAAACATAACTAAATTAGTAAGCAAAAAACCTTGAAAAGTAGAAACTGGTAAATATAATTACAGCTTTAAATTTTCAGTTAAACAATGATTTATGCCTTGAATTAAATCAGATGACAAAATTCAATCAAGTAGAGATATTTGAGATTTAGCTTATTTTAAAAATATTGATGAAGATTCTAAGCAACAATACATAAGAAGTTTAGAACAAGATTATAAAAAATATTCAAAGCCTAAAGAAATTAATAGAGCAAATAATTTAAATAGTTATATATCAACAAAAGCAGGGGTCGAATGTTTTGCATATTTCTTTGCATGAAATTTTGTAAGATTTTTTTTAGAATTAGATAGACCTGATGATCACTTGTTTGTTATGTATAATAAACCGTTATCATTAGCATTAATAATGGTTTCTGCATTAATTGGTTTAATTGGAATGTTTGTAGCTCAATACGTGCTGCCAAACTTAATTAGAAAAAATGGATATTTATATGAAAAGGAATATTTTGCATTAAATTAA
- the whiA gene encoding DNA-binding protein WhiA has translation MSFALKVKEEVISHTFEDDLAKAFLSGFIKYNAELIWSSGNEKLKLSSISNKIARNIFSLCKKMFNGHIEISVSQTQTLKQNKTFQITLIGKISDFLKSLNIWDESNSKIIDFKPLKIKVKKEELTNLKRAYMAGVFVAVGSVNSPETTNYHLELQFKEELSAKYIVELMNNYGFDFKVLKRNEKLFICYIKKAIMVSDFLKFVDAYQAVMSFENERIMRDVSNNVNRVNNIDISNEKKALTTGLKQIEQISKIQSNFGMKKLSEKAVHLCDLRIQNPNASYSELTELMNENGFEITKSGISNLFKIIEKLSAEFKN, from the coding sequence ATGTCATTTGCATTAAAAGTTAAAGAAGAAGTAATTTCACACACTTTTGAAGATGATCTTGCAAAAGCTTTTTTGTCAGGTTTTATAAAATATAATGCTGAATTAATTTGAAGTTCTGGAAACGAAAAATTAAAGTTATCTTCGATTAGTAATAAAATAGCTAGAAATATATTTAGTCTTTGTAAAAAGATGTTTAATGGGCACATTGAAATATCAGTTTCTCAAACTCAAACTTTAAAACAAAATAAGACATTTCAAATAACATTGATTGGTAAAATTTCTGATTTTCTTAAATCTTTAAATATTTGAGATGAAAGTAACTCGAAAATAATAGATTTTAAACCTTTAAAAATTAAGGTAAAAAAAGAAGAACTTACTAATTTAAAAAGAGCTTATATGGCTGGAGTTTTTGTTGCTGTTGGTTCAGTTAATTCACCTGAAACAACAAATTATCATCTTGAATTACAATTCAAAGAAGAATTATCAGCAAAATATATTGTAGAACTTATGAATAATTATGGTTTTGATTTCAAAGTTTTAAAAAGAAATGAAAAGTTATTTATTTGTTATATTAAAAAAGCAATTATGGTTTCAGATTTTTTGAAATTTGTTGATGCTTATCAAGCAGTTATGAGTTTTGAAAATGAAAGAATTATGAGAGACGTTTCAAACAATGTAAATAGAGTTAATAACATTGATATTTCAAATGAAAAAAAAGCATTAACTACGGGTTTAAAGCAGATTGAGCAAATTAGCAAAATACAATCAAATTTTGGAATGAAAAAATTATCAGAAAAAGCAGTTCATCTTTGTGATTTAAGAATTCAAAACCCAAATGCATCTTATTCTGAACTGACTGAATTAATGAACGAGAACGGGTTTGAAATAACAAAATCTGGAATTAGTAATTTATTCAAAATTATTGAAAAACTTAGCGCTGAATTTAAAAATTAG
- a CDS encoding helix-turn-helix domain-containing protein gives MNKYENENALLLIVAKNLKKIRQAKKISQEELGFRCGISKNYISDFERGRRNITLKVFQKIVEGLNVQPEELLKTHSK, from the coding sequence ATGAATAAATACGAAAACGAAAACGCGTTGCTTTTGATAGTGGCAAAAAACTTAAAAAAAATTAGACAAGCCAAAAAAATAAGCCAAGAAGAGCTTGGTTTTAGATGCGGAATTTCTAAAAATTATATTTCAGACTTTGAAAGAGGAAGAAGAAATATAACATTAAAGGTTTTTCAAAAAATTGTTGAAGGATTAAATGTTCAACCAGAAGAACTTCTAAAAACCCACTCTAAATAG
- the secG gene encoding preprotein translocase subunit SecG has protein sequence MSSSTAQIIILVIEIVAMIVSIIMILIGIFQNKNSQSGLSALNGGNDELFSNSKERGLDKTLSNWMMTLGIIFFTVALTACILTNIFL, from the coding sequence ATGAGTTCATCAACAGCACAAATTATAATTTTAGTTATTGAAATAGTTGCAATGATTGTTTCTATCATTATGATTTTAATTGGTATTTTTCAAAATAAAAATTCACAAAGTGGTTTGAGTGCATTAAATGGTGGAAATGATGAATTATTTTCAAATTCAAAGGAACGTGGTTTAGATAAAACTCTTTCAAATTGAATGATGACATTAGGTATAATTTTCTTCACTGTTGCTTTAACAGCATGTATATTGACAAATATCTTTTTATAA
- a CDS encoding ABC transporter permease, with protein MRLRLIIKQSWKDYKNKGILYLVFILFLTIVLGVILGIISFLTYAEFNLNQAYQTRYAGQIYVSNNLASQEKYKSDPSELDPELEFGSIIDKNGKLREYILSNIYEETKNEITFDKLEYTINSYIDFLGKYAKGNIENFSNWIDEEKINEYHGYKIEDIRIFKKINDDLDKNLSYISGELMLLYYYDTLTDFDFWAYPNRWGLTDEFKNSIIVTLSPSYENNFKTLEEYEEHPEFHRSSANDFVVYEDRDTKSFSSKDQEKIYKGEFVYVTPKYLEVNNLSIGDKVNYIYNDSYFEMIIKGTMITPHSTTMNDNQGNVLFDYRGYQKAFDSKRLNNQKLLVLEQNNSVSYTYEKLSKSLNENFVMKGYGIEPQTKYEQIYLIWDNSFQDNVFTITLFLLNKILTIVIIGLILVVFIVFYFMSENFLRLQRQTFYNLKAMGCNNFSLTLISSISAILPIIISFILSFFIVIPMSNMLSTAVKTAFSFYWPTIMITWKFVMFSFLILFMIFSIFLFNNFIVLSGRKSKINKFKESKKPSAPIIYIKKFMLPLPSRTRIGLSFALLNIAKNIYCFIILMLAFSVILFTFQFNVSVKNSANSMVEFAYPDVSIKYQSKWWDLQENKDEKTQTITYSSSNDQILGYDKMEDFIKIRTSDDFINMLVFTTLNIDVPHSLTGTSTNDLGNYILTGDYIWDLANSANSEESFNLILDVVILKVNKLHDDKIISEKNKNEAVNWINSNREKIWKYYKIFQDYIFTMKVNMTNLGLNETSQLPINLLFGKTFIQPDKKSYWSSGVSFSSIADGSFRGQATAVSASRNQNQKSFGKTSELYKQSTITEITMNNKTNAKALNVEISRPLFDRMGFSVGDTMLMSVDSLKTDYFEDIRIPIRISGIQKNDLLTPNVYFEKTDYFEVLKYTLLNRAVAFDNQSAYSTILDDNQIISAEWNSYLEFIDDTIKKSGSINHEDTLVLNNAQFSTDDLPVNLRFLTIPRLTNTTAKSESSENVDLERTDLLSYIDGDIDSFWSSKNGIYLNSISNDIWNYRLIRDAILKKAEPFQKVMRAIDQALVGMVIAISLVLISLILMENKNTIILFKSLGYRPREINKYLVTGYFISAFMAIMGAIVINKFLIEKLSPLINESAGISLVYVLSYSYILYAIILFIGFVFLVWGSIKIYTRRQKAKEIIT; from the coding sequence ATGAGACTTCGATTAATAATAAAACAATCTTGAAAAGATTATAAAAACAAAGGTATTTTGTACCTAGTTTTTATTTTATTTTTGACAATTGTTTTAGGTGTTATTTTGGGAATAATTTCTTTTTTAACATATGCTGAATTTAATTTAAATCAAGCTTACCAAACTCGCTATGCAGGCCAGATATATGTCTCAAATAATTTAGCAAGTCAAGAAAAATACAAAAGTGATCCTTCTGAGTTAGATCCTGAGTTGGAATTTGGTTCAATAATTGATAAAAATGGAAAATTAAGAGAATATATACTTTCAAATATTTATGAAGAAACAAAAAATGAAATAACTTTTGACAAGCTAGAATATACAATCAATTCTTATATTGATTTTTTAGGAAAGTATGCAAAAGGAAATATTGAAAATTTTAGCAATTGAATTGATGAAGAAAAAATAAATGAATATCATGGATATAAAATTGAAGATATAAGAATATTTAAAAAGATAAATGATGATTTAGATAAAAATTTATCGTATATATCTGGTGAGTTAATGTTGCTTTACTATTATGATACTTTAACTGATTTTGACTTTTGAGCATATCCAAATAGATGAGGGTTGACTGATGAATTTAAAAATTCAATAATTGTAACTTTAAGTCCAAGCTATGAAAATAACTTTAAAACTTTAGAAGAATATGAAGAACATCCTGAATTTCATAGATCCTCTGCAAATGACTTTGTTGTTTACGAAGATAGGGACACTAAAAGCTTTTCAAGTAAAGATCAAGAAAAAATTTACAAAGGTGAATTTGTTTATGTTACACCAAAGTACCTAGAAGTAAATAATTTATCTATTGGAGATAAAGTTAATTATATTTATAATGATTCATATTTTGAAATGATAATAAAAGGAACTATGATAACTCCACATAGTACAACCATGAATGATAATCAAGGAAATGTTCTTTTTGATTATAGAGGGTATCAGAAAGCATTTGATAGTAAAAGACTTAATAATCAAAAACTATTAGTACTTGAGCAAAATAATAGCGTTTCATATACATATGAAAAATTATCAAAAAGCTTAAATGAAAACTTTGTTATGAAGGGATATGGCATTGAACCTCAAACAAAATACGAGCAAATCTATTTAATTTGAGATAATTCATTTCAAGATAACGTTTTTACAATAACTTTGTTTTTATTAAATAAAATTCTCACTATTGTAATAATTGGATTAATACTGGTTGTTTTCATTGTATTTTATTTTATGTCTGAAAACTTTTTAAGACTTCAGAGACAAACTTTTTATAATTTAAAAGCGATGGGATGTAATAATTTTTCGTTAACTCTAATTTCCTCAATATCAGCAATATTACCAATAATTATTTCGTTCATTCTTTCATTTTTTATTGTTATTCCAATGTCAAACATGCTTTCAACCGCTGTTAAAACAGCATTTTCATTTTATTGACCAACAATAATGATTACGTGAAAGTTTGTAATGTTTTCATTTTTAATTCTATTTATGATATTCAGCATATTCTTATTTAATAATTTTATTGTACTAAGTGGTAGAAAATCAAAAATAAATAAATTTAAAGAAAGTAAAAAACCTTCTGCTCCTATAATATACATTAAGAAATTTATGTTGCCTTTACCAAGCAGAACTAGAATTGGATTGTCATTTGCATTACTTAATATAGCTAAGAATATTTATTGTTTTATTATACTTATGCTAGCCTTTTCAGTAATTCTATTTACTTTTCAATTTAATGTATCCGTTAAAAATTCTGCAAATTCAATGGTTGAGTTTGCATATCCTGATGTATCAATAAAATATCAAAGCAAATGATGAGATTTACAAGAAAATAAAGACGAAAAAACTCAAACCATAACGTATAGTTCATCTAATGATCAAATATTGGGTTATGACAAAATGGAAGATTTTATTAAGATTAGAACAAGTGATGATTTTATTAACATGTTAGTGTTTACAACTCTAAATATTGATGTTCCGCATTCTCTAACAGGTACTTCAACCAATGACTTAGGTAACTATATTTTAACTGGTGACTATATATGAGATTTGGCAAATTCTGCAAATTCAGAAGAGTCATTTAATTTGATTTTGGATGTTGTAATTTTAAAAGTAAATAAATTACATGATGACAAAATAATTTCAGAAAAAAATAAGAATGAAGCTGTAAATTGAATTAATTCAAATAGAGAAAAAATTTGAAAGTACTACAAAATTTTTCAAGATTATATATTCACTATGAAGGTTAACATGACAAATCTTGGTTTAAATGAAACTTCACAGTTACCAATTAATTTATTATTTGGTAAAACTTTTATTCAGCCTGATAAGAAAAGTTATTGAAGTTCAGGTGTGTCTTTTTCAAGTATTGCTGATGGTTCTTTTAGAGGGCAAGCAACAGCTGTTTCAGCAAGTAGAAATCAAAATCAAAAATCTTTTGGAAAAACAAGTGAGCTTTATAAACAGAGCACAATAACTGAAATTACAATGAACAATAAAACAAATGCAAAAGCATTGAATGTTGAAATATCTAGACCGCTATTTGATAGAATGGGTTTTAGTGTAGGAGACACAATGCTAATGAGTGTAGATTCTCTTAAAACAGATTATTTTGAAGATATAAGAATACCAATAAGAATATCTGGTATTCAAAAAAATGATCTTTTAACCCCAAATGTCTATTTTGAAAAAACAGATTATTTTGAAGTTCTTAAATATACATTATTAAATAGAGCTGTTGCCTTTGATAATCAATCAGCATATTCAACTATATTAGATGATAATCAAATTATATCTGCAGAATGAAATAGTTACCTAGAGTTTATAGATGATACTATTAAAAAATCAGGATCAATTAATCATGAGGATACTTTAGTTTTAAATAATGCTCAATTTTCAACAGATGATTTACCTGTAAATTTAAGGTTTTTAACTATACCTAGATTAACAAACACCACTGCTAAAAGCGAGTCGTCAGAAAATGTTGATTTAGAGAGAACGGATCTTCTAAGCTATATTGATGGTGATATTGATAGTTTTTGATCTTCAAAAAATGGTATATACCTAAATTCAATATCAAATGATATATGAAACTATAGATTAATAAGAGATGCTATTCTTAAAAAAGCTGAGCCATTCCAAAAGGTAATGAGAGCAATAGATCAAGCATTGGTAGGAATGGTAATAGCAATATCATTGGTGTTGATATCACTTATTTTAATGGAAAATAAAAATACGATTATTTTATTTAAATCTCTTGGTTATAGACCCAGAGAAATTAATAAATATTTAGTTACAGGATATTTTATATCGGCTTTTATGGCTATTATGGGAGCTATAGTCATTAATAAGTTTCTAATTGAAAAATTGTCCCCACTAATAAATGAAAGCGCAGGAATTTCATTAGTATATGTTCTAAGCTATTCATATATTTTATACGCAATTATTCTATTTATTGGATTTGTATTTTTAGTATGAGGTTCAATAAAAATTTACACACGCAGACAAAAAGCAAAAGAAATAATAACATAG
- a CDS encoding M17 family metallopeptidase: MIYINKEKQEISVKAVADNSQNKIIKNKAGTATLISEDKIIYVVLKEGEDTFEEQISSAIKSIISSFDFNLDIEMSSFFKLANKLSKEKIIRIVYETISFEKHVGLSTSKEENFSYNLLVNEDYDKLFKELELTTEYTNYARDLQDTPPNIGTSEYYAEKISKDASNIDGLKVTVLGKKEAEKLGMGLFLAVNAGSAHEAKVVVMEYCGDSTQPKTGLVGKGICFDSGGYNLKPSNYMEGMKFDMSGAAVVLSATMALAKAKSKANIVAVGMFTDNKIGKNATLPDSVVTSMSGKKVLIFDTDAEGRLVLADGISYVVKEKNVDQVIDASTLTGTVLFALGHNATGAFSHSEELINKLNIASESSGERFWRLPIFKEHLKQVKKDAAPLADLTNACRVRYEDCSYAAAFLNEFAENKPFLHLDIAGTADKENKGQGVLVKTLFEMFK; encoded by the coding sequence ATGATTTACATAAATAAAGAAAAACAAGAAATAAGTGTTAAAGCAGTAGCTGATAATTCACAAAATAAAATTATTAAAAATAAAGCTGGAACAGCAACATTGATTTCAGAAGACAAAATAATATATGTTGTTTTAAAAGAAGGAGAAGATACATTTGAAGAGCAAATTTCATCAGCTATTAAAAGTATCATTTCTTCATTTGACTTTAATTTAGATATTGAAATGTCATCTTTTTTTAAACTAGCTAATAAATTAAGTAAGGAAAAAATAATTAGAATAGTATATGAAACAATATCTTTTGAAAAGCATGTTGGTTTATCAACATCAAAAGAAGAAAATTTTTCATATAATCTTTTGGTTAATGAAGATTACGATAAATTATTTAAAGAACTTGAACTAACAACTGAATACACAAATTATGCAAGAGATTTGCAAGATACTCCACCAAATATTGGAACAAGTGAGTATTATGCAGAAAAAATATCAAAAGATGCATCAAACATTGATGGATTAAAAGTTACTGTTTTAGGTAAAAAAGAAGCCGAAAAATTAGGAATGGGATTATTTTTAGCAGTTAACGCTGGTTCAGCTCATGAAGCGAAAGTTGTTGTAATGGAATATTGTGGAGATTCAACACAACCCAAAACAGGACTAGTTGGGAAAGGGATTTGTTTTGACTCTGGAGGATATAACTTAAAACCTTCAAATTATATGGAAGGAATGAAATTTGATATGTCTGGAGCAGCTGTAGTTTTATCAGCAACAATGGCTTTGGCAAAAGCCAAATCAAAAGCAAACATTGTAGCTGTGGGAATGTTCACAGATAATAAAATAGGTAAGAATGCAACACTCCCTGATTCCGTAGTAACTTCAATGAGTGGAAAAAAAGTTTTAATTTTTGATACGGATGCAGAAGGAAGACTAGTGTTAGCAGATGGTATTAGTTATGTTGTTAAAGAGAAAAATGTAGATCAAGTTATTGATGCCTCTACTTTAACAGGAACTGTGTTATTTGCATTAGGGCACAATGCTACTGGGGCATTTTCACATTCAGAAGAATTAATTAATAAATTAAATATTGCTTCTGAAAGTTCAGGCGAAAGATTTTGAAGATTACCAATCTTTAAAGAACATTTAAAACAAGTTAAAAAAGATGCAGCACCATTAGCAGATTTAACAAATGCTTGTCGTGTAAGATATGAAGATTGTTCTTACGCAGCTGCTTTCTTAAATGAATTTGCTGAAAATAAACCTTTCTTGCATTTAGATATTGCAGGAACTGCTGATAAAGAAAATAAAGGTCAGGGTGTTTTAGTTAAAACTTTATTTGAAATGTTTAAATAA
- a CDS encoding M17 family metallopeptidase, with protein MITLNKTNHEIKFIAVADNKGNEFIKDSAGAVTLISEDKTIYLVIKQKGCRVKQIKAGLKAALANYKYNLNIELDSIINLMGEEHSELVFNTVYETIAFLSHDVVTYKKDSKSSKVEFNIVTKKDFNELEKSALIKTEMINYARDLQDTPPNIGTSEYYAEKISKDAATIDGLKVTVLGKKEAEQFGMGLFLGVNAGSAHEPKIVVMEYCGDATQPKTGLVGKGICFDSGGYNLKPSASMQGMKFDMSGAAIMLSATMALAKAKAKANIVAVGMFTDNKIGTTATLPESVLTSMNGLTVEINNTDAEGRLVLADGMTYAIREKGVERIIEASTLTGALLVVLGNSAIGAFTHQDELWHTFEAASLKTRERMWRLPIYEEHLERVKAGAILGDLSNAVKGYEGSSTAAAFLNEFAEEKQFIHFDIAGTADIDGRGQGILIKTLFEVLK; from the coding sequence ATGATTACATTAAATAAAACAAATCACGAAATTAAATTTATTGCTGTTGCAGATAACAAAGGTAATGAATTTATTAAAGATAGTGCAGGAGCTGTGACTTTAATTTCAGAAGACAAAACAATCTATTTAGTTATTAAACAAAAAGGATGCAGAGTAAAACAAATTAAGGCAGGCTTAAAAGCAGCTTTAGCAAATTACAAATATAACTTAAACATTGAATTGGATTCAATTATTAACTTAATGGGAGAAGAACACAGCGAATTAGTATTTAACACTGTTTATGAAACAATTGCGTTTTTATCTCATGATGTAGTAACTTATAAAAAAGATTCAAAATCATCAAAAGTAGAATTTAACATTGTTACAAAAAAAGATTTCAATGAATTAGAAAAGTCAGCATTGATTAAAACTGAAATGATTAATTATGCAAGAGATTTACAAGATACTCCACCAAATATTGGGACAAGTGAATATTATGCAGAAAAAATATCAAAAGATGCAGCAACTATTGATGGATTAAAAGTTACTGTTTTAGGTAAAAAAGAAGCGGAACAATTTGGAATGGGATTATTCTTAGGAGTTAATGCAGGTTCAGCTCATGAGCCAAAAATTGTTGTAATGGAATATTGTGGAGATGCAACACAACCAAAAACAGGATTAGTTGGAAAAGGGATTTGCTTTGACTCTGGAGGGTATAACTTAAAACCATCAGCTTCAATGCAAGGAATGAAATTTGACATGTCTGGTGCTGCAATTATGTTATCAGCAACAATGGCATTAGCAAAAGCAAAAGCAAAAGCAAATATTGTTGCAGTTGGAATGTTTACAGACAATAAGATTGGAACAACAGCTACTTTACCAGAATCAGTTTTAACATCAATGAATGGTTTAACTGTTGAAATCAACAATACAGATGCAGAAGGAAGATTAGTATTAGCTGATGGAATGACTTATGCAATTAGAGAAAAAGGTGTTGAAAGAATTATTGAAGCTTCAACATTAACAGGGGCACTATTAGTGGTTTTAGGAAATTCAGCAATTGGTGCATTTACACATCAAGATGAATTATGACATACTTTTGAAGCAGCTTCACTAAAAACTAGAGAAAGAATGTGACGTTTACCAATCTATGAAGAACATTTAGAAAGAGTGAAGGCAGGAGCAATCTTAGGAGATCTTTCAAATGCTGTTAAAGGTTATGAAGGAAGTTCAACTGCGGCAGCATTCTTAAATGAATTTGCAGAAGAAAAACAATTTATTCACTTTGATATTGCTGGAACAGCAGATATTGATGGTCGTGGACAAGGTATTTTAATTAAAACATTATTTGAAGTTTTAAAATAA